ttacaaatagattttatttagtactttatgcatgtgtccaaatattcgatgtgacatttttttggtgtaaaattttgagatctataCAAGGCTCACCATTTCTCAAACCAAACAacactttagatttttttttttcaaattcaacaACAAATGAGACATCATTACGCTATCAACTATAAACAGGAAACTTAACAAACGATCAGGATTGCTGCCCGGTCCTGTACTGTATCGATCGAACGGCCCAGCATGACCTGCACTAACAAATCACAAATGTGACCTGTGTACCGCGGTGACGTGACGTCATAATAGTCGTCGTAGCCGTTGGCTCCGGGCCCGGTCCATGCGACCATCCGCAGCGCGAGAGACACGACACGACCCACccgctcctctctctcttcgcGGCCCGCCAACCTcggctcctccctccctccgacCCCGACCTCTCACTCCCGCGCCGAACTCGCCGCGCTCTTCTCCCTCCCCATCTTGACCGGTTCTGGCTGTCTTATCCCTCTCGCTCCCCTTTCCACGCCCAGGCCGAACGCCAAAAAACCCGCAGCCCGCGCGCGACGAGGCACGCGTACGCCGCAGCAGGCAGGCACCCGCAACCGCACCGGCCGGCCGATCGCCGGGGCAGCGCGCGCGATCGCCATGGAGCCGGACGACGACGCGCCGGTGTCGCGGGccccgccgctgcagcgccgcGGGATCTCCTACAGCCAGCCGCTGTCGCGGGACGTCGcgtccgcgcgccgcgccgcgctgcgGAACCACAGCCTCGACGACGAGCACATCCTCCCCGTCTCCCACTCCCTCAACTACCCGCTCCACCACGaccccaccgccggcggcccGCACGCGGGCTACCacccgccgctcccgccgcacCAGCACCACCCCAGCGCCTCCTACTCCGCCGGCTCCcgccgctccggcggcggcggcgccagcgagGGCTCCATGACGCTCGAGCGCGCCATGTCCGagtacggcggcggcagcggcacccTCCCGGAGTTcgtcggcgcgggcggcggcaagGGCATCTTCCGCGTCCCGCTCCGCGCCGCCATGCACCCGGGCCGCCCGCCCCCGCTCGAGGTGCGGCCCCACCCGCTCCGCGAGACGCAGGCGGGGTCCTTCCTCCGCAcgctcgccgccgagccgcaGCGCCGCCAGCTCTGGGCCGGGGCCGAGTCCGGGATCAGGGTCTGGGCGCTCGAGGAGGTGTTCGCCGAGTggggcgccggcgcgcgccgcggcgacgAGGAGAGCGCGCCCTTCCGCGAGAGCGTGCCCGCGCCGCCAGCGCTCTGCGTCGCCGTCGACAGGGCCAACCGCCTGCTGTGGACGGGGCACAAGGACGGGAGGATCCGATCGTGGCGCATGGACCTCGACGTGGCTGCCACGGCGCCTGCACCCCCGGCTGCTGGTGCAGGCGACGCCGGCGGGAGCGTTGGGGGGAGCAGTCACACCGGGGGAAACAACAACGCGCCAGTGTTCAGGGAAGCCCTCACGTGGCAGGCCTATGGCCGGACGCCCGTGCTCTCCATGGTCGTCACTTCCTATGGTGAGCATGCCATCTTCGATCTTCAATGCAATGACGATGCATTGCTGTTGTCACAAACTCACAATTGCCATCACTGCATGTCAACTACGAATTCAAGAGTTCTGACAAAAATGTATGCATCTTTTGAAATTATCAGGTGAGATATGGTCGGGTTCCGAGGGTGGGGTCATAAAGGCGTGGCCATATGATGCAATTGCCAAGTCCTTATCATTATCACCAGAAGAGAGACATATGGCTGCTTTGTTGGTTGAGAGAGCTTACATTGACCTCAGAAACCACTGCACGGTTGGTAATGTTTGCTCCTTGCCTGCTTCTGATGTGAAACACATGCTAGCTGATCATTCCCGGGCTAAAGTTTGGACTGTGACAAGCATGACATTTGCTCTCTGGTATGCCTTCACAAACATAGATGAAATGTTAGTTAGATTGTCATTTCTGCTCAGTAGTTGATTTAACCTATCAATGCTATTGAACAAATTGCTGCAGGGATGCGCGTACAAGGGAGTTGCTTAAAGTATTTGGGATGGATGGCCAAGTTGAGTCAGCGAAGCTAGAGACACCAGCCATGACAGAACAACCTATGGAGGAAGAAGTTAACCCTAAAGCAAAACCTTCAAAAAAGGACAAGTCGCAAGGTTCTTTGAACTTCTTCCAGAAATCTAGGAATGCGTTAATAGGAGCAGCCGATGCGGTGCGCAGGGTTGCAACAAAGGGAACGTTTGTTGAAGACAACCGTAGAACAGGAGCAGTGGCTCAAGTAATGGACGGCACAATCTGGTCAGGATGCACGAATGGCTCCATTATTCAGTGGGATGGGAATGGGAATCGAGTGCAAGAATTCCAGCACCATACATCTTCAGTGCAGTGTATAAAGGCACTCGGAGAAAGGGTGTGGGTGGGCTATGCCAGTGGCACGATTCAAGTCATGGATGCCGAAGGTAACATTCTTGCAGGATGGACCGGGCATAGTTGTCCAGTCATAAGGATGGCTATTGGTGGTTCTTACATTTACACATTGGCGCATCATGGTGGTATTCGGGGATGGCCACTGAATTCTCCTGGACCTCTTGATGATATTATCCGTACTGAATTGTCTAACAGAGAGCTGTCATACACTAGAATGGAGAAGATAAACATAATGGTGGGAAGTTGGAATGTAGCACAAGGGAAAGCATCAGCTGAATCACTTAGATCATGGTTGGGTAGTGTATCATCCGATGTAGGGTTGGTTGTTGTTGGATTACAAGAGGTTGAGATGGGTGCAGGATTTCTTGCCATTTCTGCAGCAAAAGAAACTGTAAGATGCTTAATCTCACCGCCAGCTGTTGCATTCAATTCAGTCAGTCATTTGGTTGTTGCTTTAAACCTATATCTATTCACTACGTTTGTTCCTTTTTCATTTTCTCCAGAAATTAGTATTTTGGTAGCCAGTCAATACTGCACTATGATTATACCCTACTGTTTCTTATGACTTAACTATATACATTTTCAAATTTAATGAATATTTTATTATGCAACTTTTGAGAGAAATGTGACTTGCAAGTTGCAAGTTGTCATTATATCTGTTATATGAGTGATAAAACTAAATAAATAGCTGCTGAGCTATTGACGTTACAGATAAGaattttatttttgttagaGACGAACACATTTCATTCCTCTTTTCCTTCTGTGGTGTAATTCAGAAATCAACTCTATCACATAGTCTTCTGTCATTGCAAGTGTTGTATTTAAGTACTGTACATCAAAATTCGATTCAACATTTCTTTTTTCATGGTTCTAGGTAGGACTTGAGGGCAGTGCGAATGGGCAATGGTGGATAGACAATATTGGCAAAGCGCTTGATGAGGGGACATCTTTCCACCGAGTTGGTTCTCGACAGTTGGCTGCATTGCTTATTGCTGCATGGTATTAGCTTGTCACCTTAAGAATTAAACCACAAATTTCTTTTCACATAATGATAAGTTGTTCATGAACTGTTTGTTCAATTaccattctcatgtcatatacATAACATAGAAAAATATTAACTTTTCAAGGGCAAGAAAGAGCCTTAAGCCATATGTTGGTGATGTTGACGCTGCTGCTGTGCCATGTGGTCTTGGACGTGCTATCGGCAATAAGGTATATTATCATATAGATGTACATGCATTCACTTCCCCTTCTGGCTTTTCCATTTTCTAATGGTATTATCTTATCTACAGCTGCTGGTAATTGTTCAGTTAAGAGGATTAAAATTGATGAATTAGTTCCTAAAGATAAAATAGACGAGTTAACCAAACATGGCAAATTGAAAGTTGAAGCCACCATAGTCACTTCTCTAGAAAATATTTGGGCTCCTCTGCCCTCAATACTTTAGGGTTTCTGCATATCTTGTGTTGAGAACTTATTCTAATGATGGTTACATAATGGCTCTCTGAAATAGAGAAAGAAAATCTGCATGTAGCAGCGATACATAGTAGTTATTAGTAATCTGTTTTATATTTTGTTCCATGTTTTTAGTCATACTTCCcagttctcttttttttcttgatgtGATGGCATTTCATTTTCCTGCAGGGTGGTGTAGGATTAAGAATAAGGGTATATGATCGGAAAATGTGTTTCGTGAGCAATCATTTTGCTGCACATCTGGAAGCTGTGAGCCGACGAAATGCTGACTTTGACCACATTTACCGGACTATGGCTTTCAACAAGCCACATGGATCCACATGTTCGTCTTTTCACGTTTTAtgaagagtttttttttgtcagtGAGCTTTAGGATTTATGTATTTTCTCAATTCAACATTAGGTGTTGCAAACACTGTTTTAATTCCTCAGCTATTCCCTAAGTCATAATCCTTTCGTTTGTTGAGTCATAACCCTTTGGTTTTGTTGTGATGCAGCTTCTGCTACATCTGTCCAGTTGCACAGAACAGTAAATGTATGTGTAATCTAACGTTTAAACTATTGATATATGCCTATAAATTATACTGATGTCCAGATGTTCTGGTGATGTCAGGTCAATGGAAATCAGGTTGAAGAAGTAAGGCCTGATCTGGCTGAAGCTGATATGGTTGTATTTCTCGGTGATTTCAACTACCGGCTTTACAGTATCACATATGATGAAGCAAGGGACATGGTTTCACAAAGAAGCTTCGATTGGCTAAGAGAGAAGGACCAGCTTCGAGCAGAAATGAAAGCTGGAAAGGTGTTTCAAGGAATGCGTGAAGGTATAATCAAATTTCCTCCAACATACAAGTTCCAAAAGCACCAGCCAGGTCTCGGAGGTATGTACCTGATGCTGCTTGCatgtttctatttctttttcctaaTCATCTGATGATCTAATTTTGCTCCTGACTAATGTAGTAAGTTCTGTTTATTGTTCTGCATATTGCTGAAGACTGATTATCAACTGCCATGTAGGGTATGATTCGGGTGAGAAGAAGCGGATACCTGCTTGGTGCGATAGAGTGCTATACCGTGACAGCCGTTCTGTATCAGTAGCTGAATGCTCATTAGAGTGCCCTGTAGTTGCTTCAATTACATCGTGAGATACTATTACGATTCTTCTTTATCCTTCAGATGATCAATAGTTCCTTTGACCCATACTGATTTTTTCTTTCTTGATAGGTATGTGGCATGCATGGATGTCACAGAGAGTGACCATAAACCCGTGAGGTGTACATTCAGCGTTGATATTGCAAGAGTAGATGAGTTAATAAGAAGGCAGGAGTATGGAGAAATAATCGAATCGAATGAGAAAGTACGTTCTTTGCTCCAAGAAGCTTGTTTTGTTCCAGAAACTACAGTTAGTACAAGTGAAATCACGCTGGAGAATCAGGAGAATATTGTCTTCCAAATTACCAATAAATGTGAAACAAGCAAAGCAGCTTTCGAAATCCTGTGTGACGGGCAGACAATCAAGAAGGAGGATGGAACTAAATCAGAGCTTCTTCCAAGGGCATCATTTGGCTTTCCACTTTGGCTTGAGGTAAGCGCTGCTGTGAACTCTTGTTATTAGAGCTCTAGTCTGGATTACACAAGGCAACACCTAGAACTTATGATTCatttatgattaattcataGCCACCGAGTGAAGATATTGCATTCTGTCTGCATGTGCCAATATGACCAGAATTTACGACTGAATATGACACAGTATTTTCTGGTGTCAGGAAACAGTTGATCTACTGTCTGTCATAGGTTCTTTTGTTGTATCATTTTTTTTCAGTTGCTGATTTACTATAATCACACAGGTGCAACCAGCGATCGGTCTTATAAAACCAGGTGAAACGGTGGAGATTACACTCCATCACGAAGACTTCTACACGCAGGAAGAATTCGTGGATGGAATACCACAGAACTGGTGGTGCGAAGATACCAGGGACAAGGAAGCCGTTCTCAGAATAAACATAACAGGCAGCAGCTCAACCGAAACCAAGACGCACACCATCAACGTCCAACATCGCTGTCCACCATCAGCGGCGCCTCCGGCAATAATG
This portion of the Panicum virgatum strain AP13 chromosome 2N, P.virgatum_v5, whole genome shotgun sequence genome encodes:
- the LOC120661145 gene encoding type I inositol polyphosphate 5-phosphatase 13-like gives rise to the protein MEPDDDAPVSRAPPLQRRGISYSQPLSRDVASARRAALRNHSLDDEHILPVSHSLNYPLHHDPTAGGPHAGYHPPLPPHQHHPSASYSAGSRRSGGGGASEGSMTLERAMSEYGGGSGTLPEFVGAGGGKGIFRVPLRAAMHPGRPPPLEVRPHPLRETQAGSFLRTLAAEPQRRQLWAGAESGIRVWALEEVFAEWGAGARRGDEESAPFRESVPAPPALCVAVDRANRLLWTGHKDGRIRSWRMDLDVAATAPAPPAAGAGDAGGSVGGSSHTGGNNNAPVFREALTWQAYGRTPVLSMVVTSYGEIWSGSEGGVIKAWPYDAIAKSLSLSPEERHMAALLVERAYIDLRNHCTVGNVCSLPASDVKHMLADHSRAKVWTVTSMTFALWDARTRELLKVFGMDGQVESAKLETPAMTEQPMEEEVNPKAKPSKKDKSQGSLNFFQKSRNALIGAADAVRRVATKGTFVEDNRRTGAVAQVMDGTIWSGCTNGSIIQWDGNGNRVQEFQHHTSSVQCIKALGERVWVGYASGTIQVMDAEGNILAGWTGHSCPVIRMAIGGSYIYTLAHHGGIRGWPLNSPGPLDDIIRTELSNRELSYTRMEKINIMVGSWNVAQGKASAESLRSWLGSVSSDVGLVVVGLQEVEMGAGFLAISAAKETVGLEGSANGQWWIDNIGKALDEGTSFHRVGSRQLAALLIAAWARKSLKPYVGDVDAAAVPCGLGRAIGNKGGVGLRIRVYDRKMCFVSNHFAAHLEAVSRRNADFDHIYRTMAFNKPHGSTSSATSVQLHRTVNVNGNQVEEVRPDLAEADMVVFLGDFNYRLYSITYDEARDMVSQRSFDWLREKDQLRAEMKAGKVFQGMREGIIKFPPTYKFQKHQPGLGGYDSGEKKRIPAWCDRVLYRDSRSVSVAECSLECPVVASITSYVACMDVTESDHKPVRCTFSVDIARVDELIRRQEYGEIIESNEKVRSLLQEACFVPETTVSTSEITLENQENIVFQITNKCETSKAAFEILCDGQTIKKEDGTKSELLPRASFGFPLWLEVQPAIGLIKPGETVEITLHHEDFYTQEEFVDGIPQNWWCEDTRDKEAVLRINITGSSSTETKTHTINVQHRCPPSAAPPAIMNQPAAPVPPNNVLASEGHSKRSSKKSQSKHREQQQQQQDYPQFGSSEVHDLCRMRCP